A genomic window from Leptolyngbya sp. BL0902 includes:
- the argH gene encoding argininosuccinate lyase, which yields METPTSPQTWSQRFESALHPAIARFNASIGFDIALIEYDLTGSEAHAKMLVKTGILTPEEGEAIVNGLETIRQEYREGLFQPGIEAEDVHFAVERRLTELIGDGGKKLHTARSRNDQVGTDVRLYLRAEIEAIQGQLRQFQQTLLSLAEAHVETLIPGYTHLQRAQPLSLAHHLLAYFDMAQRDWERLQDIQKRVNISPLGCGALAGTTFPIDRQYSAELLGFERVYGNSLDGVSDRDFAIEFACAASLIMVHLSRLSEEMILWASEEFSFVSLNDSCSTGSSIMPQKKNPDVPELVRGKTGRVFGHLQGLLVMMKGLPLAYNKDLQEDKEAIFDSVQTVRGCLEAMTILLAEGVTFRVPRLRQAVNEDFSNATDVADYLAAKGVPFREAYNLVGQVVKTSLAANKLLRDLTMDEWTSLHPAFEEDIYEAITPQRVVSARNSYGGTGFDQVRQAIQRAQQILGDA from the coding sequence TTGGAAACCCCCACCTCTCCCCAAACCTGGAGCCAGCGTTTTGAATCGGCCCTGCACCCGGCCATTGCTCGGTTTAATGCCAGCATCGGTTTTGACATTGCCCTGATCGAGTACGACCTCACGGGATCAGAAGCCCACGCCAAAATGCTGGTCAAGACGGGCATTCTGACCCCGGAGGAAGGGGAGGCCATCGTCAACGGCCTAGAAACCATTCGCCAGGAGTACCGCGAGGGTCTTTTTCAACCGGGCATTGAGGCGGAGGACGTCCATTTTGCCGTGGAGCGGCGGCTGACGGAACTGATCGGCGACGGGGGCAAAAAGCTCCACACGGCCCGATCTCGTAACGACCAGGTGGGCACCGATGTGCGACTTTACCTGCGGGCCGAAATTGAGGCGATCCAGGGCCAACTACGCCAGTTTCAGCAAACCCTCCTCTCCCTGGCCGAGGCCCATGTAGAGACCCTAATTCCGGGCTACACCCACCTGCAACGGGCGCAGCCCCTCAGCTTGGCCCATCACCTGTTGGCCTACTTCGACATGGCCCAGCGGGATTGGGAACGGCTTCAGGATATTCAAAAGCGGGTGAACATTTCGCCCCTAGGCTGCGGTGCCCTGGCGGGGACAACGTTTCCCATTGATCGGCAGTATTCGGCGGAACTGCTGGGGTTCGAGCGGGTCTACGGCAACAGCTTAGATGGCGTCAGCGACCGGGACTTTGCCATCGAGTTTGCCTGTGCCGCTAGCCTGATTATGGTGCACCTGTCGCGGCTCTCGGAGGAAATGATCCTCTGGGCCTCCGAGGAGTTCAGTTTCGTTAGCCTCAACGATAGCTGCTCCACCGGATCCAGCATCATGCCCCAAAAGAAAAACCCCGACGTGCCGGAGTTGGTGCGGGGTAAAACAGGGCGCGTCTTCGGCCATCTGCAAGGGCTACTGGTGATGATGAAGGGCTTGCCCCTGGCCTACAACAAGGATTTGCAAGAGGATAAAGAGGCTATTTTTGACTCGGTGCAAACGGTGCGGGGCTGCCTGGAAGCCATGACTATTCTGCTCGCCGAGGGCGTTACCTTCCGGGTGCCTCGGCTGCGGCAGGCGGTGAACGAAGACTTCTCCAACGCCACGGACGTAGCGGATTATCTCGCGGCCAAGGGCGTCCCCTTCCGGGAAGCCTACAACCTAGTGGGCCAAGTGGTGAAGACCTCCCTGGCAGCGAACAAACTGCTGCGCGACCTGACGATGGATGAGTGGACGTCCCTCCACCCCGCCTTTGAGGAAGACATCTACGAAGCGATCACCCCCCAGCGGGTGGTGTCGGCCCGCAACAGCTACGGCGGCACCGGGTTTGATCAAGTGCGCCAAGCCATCCAACGCGCCCAGCAAATTTTGGGGGATGCCTAG
- a CDS encoding tetratricopeptide repeat protein, which translates to MTLSLCMIVKDEAATLGQALASVKDVVSEIIVVDTGSADDTVAIAQAHGAQVHTFPWVNDFAAARNVSLAHATGDWVLVIDADEVLQPEVATLLKALDQGQPLGNIPAENVLAVNLLRLELGAPQAPYTLITRLFRRLPDITFHRPYHETVDDSITALQAQNPDWQVVTLSTVALHHTGYDPAVVVQRGKFDLAQQVMEAYLADHPQDGYLLNKLAALYLESGKPEQATDLLNRALASLDTLDTLTRYEVLYHRALAQEDSHPGQPDLAAADYEAALAQDVPAILKLGAWINYGSLKKAQGDLLAAVNLFEQAIAAAPTLAIAHYNLGTAQRARGYLDEAIAAYRQAIALQPNYAEAHQNLGVALFKLGQLPEALNAFNRAIHIYGTYAPETAQGLRQGVQQLGIPLDLLAGAQLI; encoded by the coding sequence ATGACCCTGAGCCTATGCATGATCGTCAAGGACGAAGCGGCGACCCTGGGCCAAGCCCTGGCCAGCGTCAAGGACGTGGTCAGCGAAATCATCGTCGTAGACACGGGTTCCGCCGATGACACCGTCGCCATCGCCCAAGCCCACGGGGCTCAAGTGCACACCTTCCCCTGGGTGAACGACTTCGCCGCCGCCCGCAATGTCTCCCTGGCCCACGCCACCGGAGATTGGGTGCTGGTGATTGATGCGGACGAAGTCCTGCAACCCGAAGTTGCCACCCTGCTGAAAGCCTTGGATCAGGGCCAACCCCTGGGAAACATCCCAGCGGAAAACGTCCTAGCCGTGAATTTGCTGCGGCTAGAACTGGGGGCACCCCAAGCCCCCTACACCCTGATTACTCGCCTGTTTCGGCGCTTGCCAGACATCACCTTCCACCGCCCCTACCACGAAACCGTAGACGACAGCATCACTGCCCTCCAAGCCCAGAATCCCGATTGGCAAGTGGTCACGCTAAGTACGGTGGCCCTGCACCACACGGGCTACGATCCGGCGGTGGTGGTGCAGCGGGGCAAATTTGACCTCGCCCAGCAGGTGATGGAAGCCTACCTGGCCGACCACCCCCAGGACGGCTATCTGCTGAACAAACTCGCGGCCCTGTACCTAGAATCGGGCAAACCTGAGCAGGCCACTGACCTCCTGAACCGCGCCTTGGCCAGTCTAGACACCCTAGACACCCTCACCCGCTACGAAGTGCTGTATCACCGCGCCCTCGCCCAGGAGGACAGCCACCCCGGCCAGCCTGACCTCGCCGCCGCCGACTACGAAGCGGCCCTCGCCCAAGACGTCCCCGCTATTCTGAAGCTGGGTGCTTGGATCAACTACGGCAGTCTGAAAAAGGCCCAGGGCGATCTCCTGGCCGCCGTTAATTTATTTGAGCAAGCCATCGCTGCTGCCCCCACCCTGGCCATCGCCCACTACAACCTGGGGACAGCTCAGCGAGCGAGGGGCTACCTAGATGAAGCCATCGCCGCCTACCGCCAGGCCATTGCCCTCCAGCCCAACTACGCCGAGGCTCACCAAAACCTAGGGGTGGCGCTGTTTAAGCTGGGGCAATTACCGGAAGCCCTGAACGCCTTTAATCGGGCGATCCATATCTACGGCACCTACGCCCCAGAAACTGCCCAGGGCTTGAGGCAGGGAGTGCAACAACTGGGCATTCCCCTGGATTTATTGGCGGGGGCACAACTGATCTAG